In the genome of Methanobacterium spitsbergense, one region contains:
- a CDS encoding AbrB/MazE/SpoVT family DNA-binding domain-containing protein: protein MVTETKISKGFQTVVPSKIRKMFKVGPGDIVEWKTDKNNRVEVFFRKKITINDVLGMIDGPKTDAVEMKKRIQRGEKI, encoded by the coding sequence ATGGTCACAGAAACAAAAATTTCAAAAGGATTCCAAACAGTAGTACCTTCGAAAATAAGAAAAATGTTTAAAGTAGGTCCTGGGGATATCGTAGAATGGAAAACTGATAAAAATAATAGAGTTGAAGTTTTTTTCCGTAAAAAAATAACTATAAACGATGTTTTAGGTATGATCGATGGTCCTAAAACTGATGCTGTAGAAATGAAGAAAAGAATTCAAAGGGGTGAAAAAATTTGA
- a CDS encoding AbrB/MazE/SpoVT family DNA-binding domain-containing protein: protein MVTETKISKGFQTVVPSKIRKMFNVDPGDIVEWKTDKNNRVEVFFRKKITINDVLGMIDGPKTDSVEMKKRIQRGEKI, encoded by the coding sequence ATGGTCACAGAAACAAAAATTTCAAAAGGATTCCAAACAGTAGTACCTTCGAAAATAAGAAAAATGTTTAATGTAGATCCTGGGGATATCGTAGAATGGAAAACTGATAAAAATAATAGAGTTGAAGTATTTTTCCGTAAAAAAATAACAATAAACGATGTTTTAGGTATGATCGATGGTCCTAAGACTGATTCTGTAGAAATGAAGAAAAGGATTCAAAGGGGTGAAAAAATTTGA
- a CDS encoding TolB family protein translates to MKTSQISNSNTKVVGYTPVAVQDEADISGNIVVYRKTVWKNNSIDILISSQICWKHLKTHKSGIVSGSSYKQHDPAISGTRVVWQEYRSTNSYVYVKNLATGAIGRVGGSSSYNPDISGTRVVWEQTIGSHSYIYYKNLATGYSGKVQSSNYDQNNPAISGTRVVWQEYRSANSYVYVKNIATGAIGRLGSNHAGQPDISGNKVVWQDNNSIYWRDLVTRAGGKLYRGNEQYVPKISGSKVVWQDYYGGILAVYVKNLVTGSVFRVIWQNGDSQFGYYPAISGTTVVFQNWKTHYLVPNPFLVYWKEVLTGAGGRVQV, encoded by the coding sequence GTGAAAACTAGTCAGATCAGTAATTCTAACACCAAAGTCGTGGGTTATACGCCTGTTGCTGTCCAGGACGAGGCAGATATAAGTGGTAACATAGTGGTCTACAGGAAAACAGTTTGGAAAAATAATTCAATCGATATCCTGATTAGTTCTCAAATATGCTGGAAACACCTTAAGACACATAAAAGTGGAATTGTATCCGGTTCTAGCTATAAACAACATGATCCTGCTATTTCAGGTACCCGGGTGGTCTGGCAGGAATACAGATCAACTAACTCATATGTTTATGTGAAAAATCTTGCAACAGGGGCAATTGGAAGAGTAGGCGGATCCAGTTCTTATAATCCTGATATTTCAGGTACCAGAGTGGTCTGGGAACAGACCATTGGAAGCCATTCTTATATTTACTATAAAAACCTTGCAACAGGATATAGTGGCAAAGTACAATCATCAAACTATGATCAAAATAATCCTGCTATTTCAGGTACCCGGGTGGTCTGGCAGGAATACAGATCAGCTAACTCCTATGTTTATGTGAAAAATATTGCAACAGGGGCAATTGGAAGGTTAGGGAGCAATCATGCAGGCCAGCCTGACATTTCTGGAAATAAAGTTGTCTGGCAAGATAATAACAGCATATACTGGAGGGACCTTGTAACACGTGCTGGAGGTAAACTATACAGAGGTAACGAGCAGTATGTGCCTAAAATCTCAGGGAGCAAAGTGGTCTGGCAAGATTACTATGGTGGAATATTAGCAGTCTATGTTAAAAATTTAGTCACTGGATCGGTTTTCAGGGTGATCTGGCAGAATGGTGATAGTCAATTTGGATATTATCCTGCTATTTCAGGCACTACAGTTGTATTTCAGAATTGGAAAACACACTATTTAGTTCCCAATCCCTTCTTAGTATACTGGAAAGAGGTATTAACCGGAGCTGGAGGTAGGGTACAAGTCTAA
- a CDS encoding Ig-like domain-containing protein, translated as MVLVVLITLLAVIFALGMGNVSAAPGDTIYVNGNSTLGNDDWNGESATYQSGIIGPKYSIKNATGTVNTNGQIYIAHEQYKGINNTQITINKNMTINGESQTDTIINGTGTNWIFKINSGIYVTINNLTLTNGNTTYGGAIYNNYGGTLTVNNSTFTSNSAQYYGGAIYNNGGTLIITDSNLTSNTAEYGGAIYNGGTLTVTDCNLTSNTANYGNGGAIYNGGGTVTVNNSTFTSNSANSGGGAILNYGTVTVNNSTFTSNTADVGGAILNYSGTLTVNNSTFTSNTAQYYGGAIYNSYVGTVNVSFCRIVGNTPQDIYSDGSSCDVDYNWWGSNFVGSDPVTAGRVVGATVSKWLVLTTTSDPDTINTGETSNITADLLHDQNGVYQDPAGGHVPDGIVVNFASDALGTVNPLIANTLNGKATTTFTGNSPGISTVSATVDAQTVNTDVTINTPTADIDVTKNFYYEDLGPIIFPDNPLDRYWKFFSEVIVTNNGPDTATNVKITDLLGTGMELAPFDIFGSWFVTYTGQNPDLDPPENNPSFDPLTMIWTIPTMNNGDVWVLDFFTIANTTGTVNNTATFDPATADQYDPNTTNNVGFAETYVPTAQTQLTKWYQNNSTYGSPHTTTAYYLDNLYAFIKLYNNGPDTAKYITIIDDFTGNLIYNSALMETSYDGGLTWGTDPNAYWLDFGTYSELEWFPNDIALNGMALFRIPAQVNVSNTTITNNATETQRTFNPDGDNTDNPPINQPGFNTINTTTTLNVPLTPTTITVNPATGFKGDIVDLIATLTDTYNNIPLAGQTIQFNVDGNPVGTATTNALGIATLQYTITQTQGIYTILAEFLQDNTYAASSNTNTLDVLDNTPPVVTSSNPVNNSFNVALNKVIQITFNEAIKFGANPWIELKFSSGTGAAIPFTSSIVGNILSITPNSLLDAGRKYTVILHSNSITDLAGNGLTAPYTTRFTTSAPPVVTSTSPVNNAVNVAVNKVVQINFSKAIQLGTNPWIELKNQYGQIKPYTTSINGSTLNITANAAFARGTTYTVILHSNSVTSTGGAGLTTPYTTKFTTTTT; from the coding sequence ATGGTTTTAGTAGTTTTAATAACCCTATTAGCTGTTATTTTTGCTTTGGGTATGGGTAATGTTTCAGCTGCACCGGGAGATACTATTTATGTTAATGGTAATAGTACTTTGGGAAATGATGATTGGAATGGTGAATCTGCAACATATCAATCAGGCATAATCGGCCCTAAATATTCAATAAAAAACGCAACAGGAACAGTAAACACCAACGGACAAATATACATAGCCCATGAACAATACAAAGGAATAAACAACACACAAATCACCATTAATAAAAACATGACTATTAATGGAGAAAGTCAAACGGATACAATAATAAACGGAACAGGCACCAACTGGATATTCAAAATAAACAGTGGAATATATGTTACAATCAACAACCTAACACTAACCAACGGAAACACAACTTATGGTGGTGCTATCTACAATAATTATGGTGGTACTTTGACTGTAAACAACAGTACTTTCACCAGTAACTCTGCACAATATTATGGTGGTGCTATCTACAATAATGGTGGTACTTTGATTATAACAGACAGTAATCTCACCAGTAACACCGCAGAATATGGCGGTGCTATCTACAATGGTGGTACTTTGACTGTAACAGACTGTAATCTCACCAGTAACACAGCAAATTATGGTAATGGTGGTGCTATCTACAATGGTGGTGGTACTGTGACAGTGAACAACAGTACCTTCACCAGTAACTCTGCAAATTCTGGTGGTGGTGCTATCCTCAATTATGGTACTGTGACTGTAAACAATAGTACTTTCACCAGTAACACCGCAGATGTTGGTGGTGCTATCCTCAATTATAGTGGTACTTTGACAGTAAACAACAGTACTTTCACCAGTAACACCGCACAATATTATGGTGGTGCTATCTACAATTCTTATGTTGGTACTGTGAATGTGAGTTTCTGTCGGATTGTAGGAAACACTCCACAAGATATATATTCTGATGGAAGTTCTTGTGATGTTGATTATAATTGGTGGGGGTCTAATTTTGTTGGATCCGATCCAGTTACTGCAGGAAGAGTAGTAGGGGCCACGGTTTCTAAGTGGTTAGTTTTAACTACTACATCAGATCCGGACACCATTAATACTGGTGAAACCTCAAATATCACAGCTGATCTGTTACATGATCAAAATGGTGTTTACCAAGACCCTGCAGGTGGTCATGTTCCTGATGGAATTGTTGTAAACTTCGCAAGTGATGCATTAGGAACTGTAAACCCATTAATTGCCAATACCTTAAACGGTAAAGCAACTACTACTTTTACAGGCAATTCTCCTGGAATTTCAACAGTATCAGCCACAGTTGATGCACAAACGGTGAACACAGATGTTACAATCAACACGCCAACTGCAGATATTGATGTGACTAAAAACTTCTACTACGAAGATTTAGGGCCAATAATATTCCCTGATAATCCATTAGACCGTTACTGGAAGTTCTTCAGCGAGGTAATAGTAACCAACAACGGTCCTGATACAGCAACCAACGTGAAAATAACAGATCTACTGGGAACAGGCATGGAATTAGCACCATTCGACATATTTGGAAGCTGGTTTGTAACTTACACTGGACAGAATCCCGACCTTGACCCACCAGAGAACAATCCATCATTCGATCCTCTAACCATGATCTGGACAATACCAACCATGAACAATGGAGATGTCTGGGTTTTAGATTTCTTTACAATAGCAAACACCACAGGAACCGTAAACAACACCGCAACCTTTGATCCAGCAACAGCAGATCAATACGACCCGAATACAACCAACAACGTAGGCTTTGCCGAAACTTATGTCCCAACAGCTCAGACACAGCTTACCAAATGGTACCAAAACAACAGCACATACGGATCACCACACACAACAACAGCATACTACTTAGACAACCTATATGCATTCATAAAACTCTATAACAACGGACCCGACACAGCTAAATACATAACAATAATCGACGACTTCACAGGCAATTTAATCTACAACAGTGCATTAATGGAAACCAGTTACGACGGTGGATTAACATGGGGCACAGACCCGAACGCCTACTGGCTTGATTTCGGAACATACTCGGAATTAGAATGGTTCCCAAATGACATAGCACTAAACGGTATGGCATTATTCAGAATACCTGCCCAAGTCAATGTAAGCAACACCACCATAACCAACAACGCAACAGAAACACAAAGAACATTCAACCCCGACGGAGATAACACAGACAATCCACCTATAAACCAACCAGGATTCAATACCATAAACACCACAACAACACTAAATGTGCCATTAACACCAACAACAATAACTGTAAACCCTGCAACTGGATTTAAAGGAGACATAGTTGATTTGATTGCAACACTAACAGACACATACAACAACATACCCCTAGCAGGACAAACTATACAATTCAATGTAGACGGTAACCCTGTGGGAACAGCAACAACCAACGCACTTGGAATAGCAACCCTACAATACACTATAACACAAACACAAGGAATCTACACAATACTCGCAGAATTCCTACAAGACAATACATACGCAGCAAGCAGCAACACAAATACCTTAGATGTGCTTGATAACACACCGCCAGTGGTTACTAGTTCAAATCCGGTGAATAATTCATTTAATGTGGCTTTAAATAAGGTTATACAGATAACTTTCAATGAAGCAATTAAATTCGGAGCCAACCCATGGATAGAACTTAAATTTTCAAGTGGAACTGGAGCAGCAATACCATTCACAAGTAGCATAGTTGGTAATATACTCTCAATAACACCAAACAGTCTTTTAGATGCCGGAAGAAAATATACTGTTATTTTACATTCAAACAGTATAACTGACCTGGCAGGAAATGGATTAACAGCACCATACACAACCAGATTCACAACATCAGCACCACCAGTCGTTACAAGCACAAGTCCAGTGAACAACGCAGTTAACGTAGCAGTGAACAAAGTAGTGCAAATCAACTTCAGCAAAGCCATCCAACTTGGAACCAACCCCTGGATAGAACTCAAAAATCAATACGGACAAATAAAACCATACACCACATCCATAAATGGTAGTACACTGAATATAACGGCCAACGCAGCATTTGCAAGAGGAACAACCTACACAGTCATACTACATTCAAACAGCGTTACAAGCACAGGCGGAGCAGGACTAACAACACCATACACAACAAAATTCACAACAACCACAACATAA
- a CDS encoding type II toxin-antitoxin system VapC family toxin yields the protein MIFADSSFFIALINKKDQWHKDIPKVLSKIDKVKKITSILVLSETVTLVGSLSGGKAGVLIYEYIIDNYEVVYIDKTLSNNAMEKFLQYDGTLSLADCVSLEIIEMHQVNSIVSFDSDFDKVKNLNRIH from the coding sequence TTGATATTTGCAGATTCATCTTTTTTTATAGCCCTTATAAATAAAAAAGACCAATGGCATAAGGATATTCCTAAAGTATTATCTAAAATTGATAAAGTGAAAAAAATAACATCTATTCTTGTACTTTCTGAAACAGTAACCCTGGTAGGAAGTTTAAGCGGAGGCAAAGCAGGTGTTTTGATATATGAATACATCATAGATAACTACGAAGTTGTTTATATAGATAAAACCTTAAGTAACAATGCTATGGAAAAATTCCTTCAATATGATGGTACATTGTCTTTAGCTGATTGTGTGTCCCTAGAAATCATTGAAATGCATCAAGTTAATAGTATAGTTTCTTTTGATTCTGATTTCGATAAAGTTAAAAATCTCAACCGAATCCATTAA
- the mer gene encoding 5,10-methylenetetrahydromethanopterin reductase, whose amino-acid sequence MKFGIEFVPNEPISKIVKLVKLAEDVGFEYTWITDHYNNKNVYETLALIADGTETIKMGPGVTNPYVRSPAITSAAVATLDELSNGRATLGIGPGDKATFDALGIEWTKPVSTIKDAIAMMTTLMAGEKTETGAQLGGVKAVQEKIPIYMGAQGPMMLKTAGGFSDGALINASNPKDFEAAVPLIKEGAEEAGKSLSDVDVAAYTCCSIDDDAGKALGAAKIVVAFIAAGSPPPVFARHGLPTDTGAKFGAMLAKGDFGGAIGAVTDELMEAFSVVGTPAEFVPKIEALGKMGVTQYVAGSPIGPDKEKSIKLLGEVIDSF is encoded by the coding sequence ATGAAGTTTGGTATTGAATTTGTTCCGAATGAACCAATAAGCAAGATTGTAAAGCTTGTAAAACTAGCAGAAGACGTAGGATTTGAATACACATGGATTACAGACCACTACAACAACAAAAACGTGTACGAAACACTAGCATTAATTGCAGATGGTACTGAAACCATTAAAATGGGTCCTGGTGTAACCAACCCCTATGTAAGAAGCCCAGCAATAACATCAGCAGCTGTTGCAACTTTAGATGAATTATCCAATGGAAGGGCTACCTTAGGTATTGGCCCTGGTGACAAAGCAACCTTCGATGCATTAGGTATCGAATGGACAAAACCAGTCAGCACAATTAAAGATGCCATCGCAATGATGACAACCCTTATGGCTGGCGAAAAAACAGAAACCGGAGCTCAGCTCGGTGGAGTTAAAGCAGTCCAGGAAAAAATACCTATCTATATGGGTGCTCAGGGACCAATGATGCTCAAAACCGCTGGTGGATTCTCAGACGGTGCATTAATTAACGCATCAAACCCAAAAGACTTTGAAGCAGCTGTACCTCTCATAAAAGAAGGAGCAGAAGAAGCAGGCAAATCATTATCTGATGTAGATGTAGCAGCATACACATGTTGTTCCATAGACGACGACGCAGGCAAAGCACTGGGTGCAGCCAAAATAGTTGTCGCATTTATCGCAGCAGGATCACCACCACCTGTATTCGCAAGACACGGCCTACCAACCGACACCGGCGCTAAATTCGGTGCAATGCTCGCTAAAGGAGACTTCGGCGGAGCAATCGGAGCCGTAACCGACGAATTAATGGAAGCATTCTCAGTAGTGGGAACACCAGCAGAATTCGTTCCAAAGATCGAAGCTCTCGGAAAAATGGGTGTAACACAGTACGTCGCAGGTTCACCAATTGGACCAGACAAAGAGAAATCCATAAAATTACTCGGAGAAGTTATAGACAGCTTCTAA
- a CDS encoding MarR family winged helix-turn-helix transcriptional regulator, whose amino-acid sequence MDEERLNKMVDELYLFFPLFKKKLFKHKKKLKQNSMPHSYYHILKVLKKRGELPMSEIGRMVYISKSNMTSLIDKLVENGLAERLPDKNDRRVINIALTERGNDLLREWRKHSNNEIKMNLSTLSDDDLEKFYESVKNIKIILGKIGEI is encoded by the coding sequence ATGGACGAGGAAAGATTAAACAAAATGGTGGATGAACTGTATCTGTTTTTTCCATTGTTTAAAAAAAAGTTGTTTAAACATAAAAAAAAGTTAAAACAGAACAGTATGCCACATTCATATTATCATATATTAAAAGTGCTTAAGAAGCGCGGCGAACTGCCAATGTCTGAAATTGGAAGAATGGTTTACATATCAAAATCAAATATGACCTCTTTAATAGACAAACTCGTAGAAAATGGATTAGCCGAACGTTTACCCGATAAAAACGATCGAAGAGTTATTAACATAGCTCTAACTGAGAGAGGAAACGATCTTTTAAGAGAATGGCGGAAACATTCAAATAATGAGATTAAAATGAACCTATCAACCCTTTCTGATGATGATCTAGAAAAATTTTATGAATCAGTTAAAAACATAAAAATTATACTAGGTAAAATAGGAGAAATTTAA
- a CDS encoding PAS domain S-box protein, translated as MSAETILVVEDEGITAMGLQRQLRFWGYDVPTFAFSKKEAVQKAKEIKPDLILMDIVLKGDGDGVDAVTEIKKYLDIPIIYLTSYNDKETIKRANITKPFKYILKPFQEKLLRESIEKAIKNKKLENKIIESGEWIDKKMNGAFGVIVTDKDGCVRFLNEAAQKIIRLKTEEANYKKLNDVFRIKKGNSYMEFKDFKYGNQEIPNGKKTELSDSNLIKDIINEGIFNGIKEEVYLSHSEGMVIPIEYNASPILNEGEFLGLTLVFNDISERVLEEKSLFESEHRFKTVYSHFPLGIEIYNIEGQIIDANIAALELFGVETISQLIDFNLFKDFRLNKNEKKLLQEGKTVKSEIEFNFKDFKSFKSYKTTKSDNLNLEIIFKPLKFYDNITIDSYLLQFQDITKHKTIEESLEISKELYKGILGSIKYPFIALDENLKCIYSNKEYEKLIGIPLNETYEKSVWEILPNFKNLKDIEGSVKNSINNKKSAISVFELHNDDQNRFFELNINSMDNGLSIILKDVTESRFNEDELKKREEQYRIVVEDLTEPVCRFDPEGTLTYANKSYKSYFANDDVGSFIYSTPEEEQEKMKEYITSFDKINPIKILESPIKMSDGNIHWWRFVTKAIFDKENIKELQSVSHEITDQKNLEDELYRNIKLLENEIKDKKQLYMKTEKSLKDELTKIKNNEKDLKDLSNELEEKVKETSLELSKTQKDLKTITEEHQITEYQLDQTIEKLENELEDTRIKFETEIEKLQNELTARMKIEEDLNKKYHILEINFDEVTSELTSTRKDMRLEINKHIKTEESINQQKEELQKKLETKKSTLKRVNLDMDKEIAKRTELENQFSITKDTLQKQLNEKQAKHLKSIKKLESGITELKFKNNEISNLLKEKELILKDVHIHTTKNMQRISSLTSLQSDYIRDQMVKSFGESQNHIKSVTLIHEKLLESYGQDKINFSEYVKSLIDDLFISHEVDLNRISKNIQIKNVFLDIDTATSCGLIINELILNSLKHAFPNGKDGMIQIEMYPKDECIEMIITDDGIGLPEILDFQNTYTLGLQLVKTLVYEMNGKIELKNNNGTKYKIKFKNN; from the coding sequence TTGTCTGCCGAAACGATTTTAGTTGTTGAGGATGAGGGCATTACAGCTATGGGACTACAGCGACAACTAAGGTTCTGGGGATATGACGTCCCTACATTTGCTTTTTCCAAAAAAGAGGCTGTACAAAAGGCTAAGGAAATTAAACCCGATCTTATTTTAATGGACATAGTTTTAAAAGGTGATGGTGATGGAGTAGACGCTGTCACAGAAATAAAGAAATATTTGGACATACCAATAATTTATCTCACATCTTACAATGATAAAGAAACAATTAAACGCGCTAATATTACAAAACCCTTTAAATACATTTTGAAACCATTCCAAGAAAAATTACTCCGCGAAAGTATTGAAAAAGCTATAAAGAATAAGAAATTAGAAAATAAAATAATTGAATCTGGGGAATGGATAGACAAAAAGATGAATGGAGCTTTTGGAGTAATAGTAACAGACAAAGATGGTTGTGTAAGGTTCCTGAATGAAGCTGCTCAAAAAATTATAAGGCTCAAAACTGAAGAAGCAAACTACAAGAAACTCAATGATGTTTTTAGGATCAAAAAAGGAAACTCATATATGGAGTTTAAAGACTTCAAATATGGAAATCAAGAAATTCCTAATGGAAAGAAAACTGAATTGTCTGATTCAAATCTAATTAAAGATATTATAAATGAAGGAATATTTAATGGAATAAAGGAAGAAGTTTATTTATCGCACAGTGAAGGAATGGTAATTCCTATAGAATATAATGCATCACCAATCCTAAATGAGGGAGAATTCTTAGGATTGACATTAGTTTTTAATGACATAAGTGAACGAGTTCTAGAAGAAAAATCCCTCTTTGAAAGTGAACATCGGTTTAAAACTGTTTATTCACATTTTCCATTAGGAATTGAGATATACAATATTGAAGGGCAGATAATAGATGCAAATATTGCAGCACTTGAACTATTCGGTGTAGAAACCATCTCCCAACTAATCGATTTCAACCTATTCAAAGACTTCAGACTTAACAAAAATGAAAAAAAATTACTTCAAGAAGGAAAAACTGTTAAATCTGAAATAGAATTTAATTTTAAAGATTTTAAATCATTTAAATCCTATAAAACAACTAAATCTGATAATCTTAATTTAGAGATTATTTTTAAACCACTCAAGTTCTATGATAACATCACTATAGACTCATATCTTCTCCAATTCCAAGATATCACTAAACATAAAACCATAGAAGAATCTCTTGAAATAAGTAAAGAACTGTATAAAGGCATTCTTGGCAGTATAAAATATCCATTTATTGCATTAGATGAAAATTTAAAATGTATATACTCCAACAAGGAATATGAAAAATTAATAGGCATACCTCTTAATGAAACTTATGAAAAATCTGTATGGGAAATTCTGCCCAATTTTAAAAATCTTAAAGATATTGAGGGATCTGTTAAAAATTCCATAAATAACAAAAAATCGGCAATATCTGTATTTGAACTCCATAATGATGATCAAAACCGTTTTTTCGAATTAAATATCAATTCCATGGATAATGGGCTTTCAATTATTCTAAAAGATGTTACAGAAAGTAGATTTAATGAAGATGAACTTAAGAAACGAGAAGAACAATACCGAATAGTAGTTGAAGATCTAACAGAACCGGTATGTCGTTTTGATCCCGAAGGAACATTGACATATGCCAACAAATCCTACAAATCATACTTTGCAAATGATGATGTTGGTAGTTTTATATATTCAACTCCAGAAGAAGAACAAGAAAAAATGAAGGAATATATAACCTCTTTTGATAAGATTAATCCCATAAAAATTCTTGAAAGTCCAATTAAAATGTCAGATGGAAATATACATTGGTGGAGATTTGTTACAAAAGCAATATTTGATAAAGAAAATATAAAAGAACTCCAATCAGTTAGCCATGAAATCACAGATCAGAAGAATCTGGAAGATGAATTATACAGAAATATAAAACTGCTTGAAAATGAAATCAAAGACAAAAAACAACTTTATATGAAGACAGAAAAATCTTTAAAAGATGAATTAACTAAGATAAAGAACAATGAAAAGGATTTAAAGGATTTATCTAATGAGCTTGAAGAAAAGGTTAAGGAAACATCCTTAGAACTTTCAAAGACCCAAAAAGATCTGAAAACTATTACAGAAGAACACCAAATCACAGAATATCAACTAGATCAAACAATAGAAAAACTTGAAAATGAACTTGAAGATACAAGAATTAAATTTGAGACAGAAATCGAAAAACTGCAAAACGAATTAACAGCACGTATGAAAATAGAAGAAGATCTTAACAAGAAATATCATATACTCGAGATAAACTTCGATGAAGTTACCAGTGAACTTACAAGTACACGTAAAGACATGAGATTGGAGATAAACAAACACATCAAAACTGAAGAATCCATTAATCAACAGAAGGAAGAACTTCAAAAAAAACTTGAAACTAAAAAATCAACATTAAAAAGGGTTAATCTAGATATGGATAAAGAAATTGCCAAGAGAACAGAATTAGAAAACCAATTCAGTATAACAAAGGACACACTACAAAAACAACTAAATGAAAAACAAGCTAAACATCTTAAATCTATTAAAAAATTGGAATCAGGAATAACTGAACTCAAATTTAAAAATAATGAAATAAGCAATCTATTAAAAGAAAAAGAATTGATATTGAAAGATGTTCACATACATACTACTAAGAATATGCAAAGAATATCTAGTTTAACCAGCCTTCAATCGGATTACATCAGGGATCAGATGGTTAAAAGTTTTGGAGAGAGCCAAAACCATATAAAATCCGTTACATTAATCCATGAAAAACTCCTGGAATCATATGGTCAAGATAAAATAAACTTTTCAGAATATGTTAAAAGTTTAATTGATGATCTATTCATCTCCCATGAAGTTGATCTAAATAGAATATCTAAAAATATTCAAATTAAAAATGTTTTCCTTGATATAGATACAGCAACGTCATGCGGCCTCATTATAAATGAACTGATTTTAAACAGTCTAAAACACGCTTTTCCTAATGGAAAAGATGGTATGATACAAATTGAGATGTATCCTAAAGATGAATGTATTGAAATGATCATTACAGATGATGGAATTGGACTACCTGAAATATTAGACTTTCAAAATACATATACCCTTGGTTTACAGCTTGTAAAAACATTGGTTTATGAAATGAATGGTAAAATAGAATTAAAAAATAATAATGGTACAAAATATAAGATAAAATTTAAAAATAATTAG
- a CDS encoding TRAM domain-containing protein encodes MFGNYGNDNRNDGGNDAPIKEGGEYDVKIDDTGRDGDGIARVDGFVVFVSGAKLGDEVKIRVNSVRRNFGFADIVE; translated from the coding sequence ATGTTTGGAAATTACGGAAATGATAATAGAAATGATGGAGGAAATGATGCGCCTATCAAAGAAGGTGGGGAATATGATGTTAAAATTGACGATACGGGTAGGGATGGAGACGGAATTGCTCGTGTAGATGGATTTGTAGTTTTTGTTTCAGGTGCCAAACTCGGTGACGAAGTAAAAATAAGGGTCAACTCCGTAAGAAGAAACTTTGGCTTTGCGGATATAGTAGAATAA